In the Topomyia yanbarensis strain Yona2022 chromosome 3, ASM3024719v1, whole genome shotgun sequence genome, one interval contains:
- the LOC131689169 gene encoding uncharacterized protein LOC131689169, whose product MDRSNKGFSLSFLAVLALLSIFSATSGEEVHQRAKRSPQMPNLPQPPTPPSGFPSPMLALHRIARQSPPQGPPKETPTSPPEATMIYQSELHRQTREASDVNMMSGKKMGGKRRMLVAEPRVKRDARGTGGKLPSRGG is encoded by the exons ATGGATCGGTCAAACAAAGGATTTTCGTTGTCGTTTCTGGCAGTTTTAGCGCTGCTAAGCATATTCTCGGCAACTAGTGGGGAGGAAGTGCATCAAAGA GCCAAGAGAAGTCCACAAATGCCCAACTTGCCACAACCACCCACTCCACCAAGTGGCTTTCCGAGCCCAATGTTAGCACTTCATCGA ATTGCAAGACAGTCGCCACCCCAAGGACCACCTAAGGAGACACCTACATCACCACCAGAAGCAACGATG ATCTATCAATCGGAGCTTCATCGCCAAACACGCGAAGCTTCAGACGTAAATATGATGAGTGGAAAGAAAATGGGTGGCAAAAGACGAATGTTGGTAGCCGAACCTCGTGTAAAACGCGATGCACGTGGAACAGGCGGCAAACTTCCTAGCCGCGGGGGATGA